In Novosphingobium sp. MMS21-SN21R, a single genomic region encodes these proteins:
- a CDS encoding TlyA family RNA methyltransferase, translating into MTSSRQPKSKPRADQLLVERGLVESRARAQALILAGLVFSGETKIAKAGQSLAPDAPLDVRGRDHPWVSRGGIKLAHAIEHFGLDPAGVVAMDIGSSTGGFTDVLLQGGAAHVFAVDSGTNQLAWKLRQDARVTVHEQTSARVLTPEHIDRPATWVVCDASFIALHKVLGVPLALATRPTRLVALIKPQFEVGRGEVGKGGVVRDEALHDRVCGEVRTWLESEGWVVQGIVPSPITGPEGNVEFLISAERT; encoded by the coding sequence GTGACCTCAAGCCGCCAACCCAAATCGAAGCCACGGGCCGACCAGTTGCTGGTCGAGCGCGGTCTGGTCGAAAGCCGTGCCCGCGCGCAGGCGCTGATCCTTGCGGGCCTTGTGTTCTCGGGCGAAACCAAGATCGCCAAGGCGGGCCAGTCCCTTGCCCCGGATGCACCGCTGGATGTGCGGGGCCGCGATCACCCGTGGGTTTCGCGCGGCGGAATCAAGCTGGCGCACGCAATCGAGCACTTTGGCCTGGACCCGGCGGGCGTCGTCGCCATGGATATCGGCAGTTCGACCGGCGGCTTTACCGACGTTCTGCTGCAGGGCGGCGCGGCGCACGTCTTCGCCGTCGATTCAGGCACCAACCAGTTGGCATGGAAGCTGCGGCAGGACGCGCGGGTCACGGTTCATGAACAGACCAGTGCGCGCGTTCTGACGCCTGAGCATATCGACCGGCCAGCTACATGGGTCGTCTGCGATGCCAGCTTCATTGCCTTGCACAAGGTGCTGGGCGTACCGCTGGCGCTGGCAACGCGCCCGACGCGGCTGGTGGCGCTGATCAAGCCGCAGTTTGAAGTGGGGCGCGGCGAGGTTGGCAAGGGTGGGGTCGTGCGCGACGAAGCCTTGCACGATCGGGTGTGCGGGGAGGTCCGCACATGGCTGGAAAGCGAGGGCTGGGTGGTTCAGGGCATCGTGCCAAGTCCGATCACCGGTCCGGAAGGAAACGTCGAATTTCTGATTTCTGCGGAACGAACCTGA
- a CDS encoding branched-chain amino acid aminotransferase yields the protein MATTAETSLTFARTPHPAPTAVATRDAVLADPGFGRAFTDHMVEIDYTEGRGWHDARVVPYGPIPLDPAAAVLHYAQEIFEGLKAYRLADGGISLFRPDANAARFNASARRLAMPELPEELFVEAVRQQVMADKDWFPSVEGGSLYLRPFMFASEAFLGVRPAREYKFLVIASPAGNYFKSGAPAVSIWVSDYTRAAPGGTGAAKCGGNYAASLVPTAEAFARGHDQVLFLDAAEHKWVEELGGMNLFFVFDDGSILTPELTGTILPGITRSSLLTLAAEEGLTVREGRYSLDQWEADAASGKLVETFACGTAAVVTSVGKVASHTGEFTIGSGGPGQLTQKLRQKLVGIQRGEIADTHGWVKRLA from the coding sequence ATGGCGACGACCGCCGAAACCAGCCTGACCTTTGCCCGCACGCCCCACCCGGCCCCAACGGCTGTGGCTACGCGTGACGCGGTATTGGCCGATCCGGGCTTCGGTCGCGCCTTCACCGATCACATGGTCGAAATCGACTATACCGAAGGGCGCGGCTGGCATGATGCCCGTGTCGTCCCGTATGGACCTATCCCGCTCGATCCGGCCGCCGCCGTTCTCCACTACGCGCAGGAAATCTTCGAAGGTCTCAAGGCGTATCGCCTTGCCGACGGCGGTATTTCGCTGTTCCGGCCAGACGCCAATGCCGCGCGTTTCAACGCCTCGGCCCGCCGCCTCGCCATGCCCGAACTGCCAGAAGAACTGTTCGTCGAAGCGGTGCGCCAGCAGGTCATGGCCGACAAGGACTGGTTCCCCAGCGTCGAGGGCGGATCGCTCTATCTGCGCCCGTTCATGTTCGCGTCCGAGGCGTTCCTCGGCGTGCGCCCGGCCAGGGAATACAAGTTCCTGGTCATCGCCAGCCCCGCAGGGAACTACTTCAAGTCTGGCGCGCCTGCCGTTTCGATCTGGGTCAGCGACTACACGCGCGCGGCGCCCGGTGGCACGGGTGCAGCCAAGTGCGGCGGCAATTACGCCGCCAGCCTCGTCCCTACGGCAGAAGCCTTTGCGCGCGGGCACGATCAGGTGCTGTTCCTCGATGCCGCCGAACACAAGTGGGTCGAAGAACTGGGCGGCATGAACCTGTTTTTCGTATTCGATGACGGTTCGATCCTCACGCCCGAACTGACCGGCACGATCCTGCCCGGCATCACCCGTTCAAGCCTGCTGACGCTGGCTGCCGAAGAAGGCCTGACCGTGCGCGAAGGCCGCTACAGCCTCGACCAGTGGGAAGCCGATGCGGCATCGGGCAAGCTGGTCGAAACTTTCGCTTGCGGTACGGCGGCGGTGGTCACCTCGGTCGGCAAGGTCGCCAGCCATACCGGCGAGTTCACCATCGGTTCGGGCGGGCCAGGCCAGTTGACGCAGAAGCTGCGCCAAAAGCTGGTCGGCATTCAGCGCGGCGAGATTGCCGATACGCACGGCTGGGTGAAGCGCCTGGCCTGA
- a CDS encoding porin: MKLALRVSTLALACSAGWVSSAHAASSPADLAAMQAQIQQMQAQMQSQMQAMQAMQSQILVLQGQLAEAKAKTDATAVAVAAIPAPTVTAKTPVTIAWDGAPRIEAPVDSKNPKAGKWSFKPRGRLQIDTASVQAPGVIGSKSLGIGTEFRRAYLGFDGTIPGNFGYRIEADFANSAVDLTDLYLTYNGVKNVTITLGQHKPFASMEDMTSDLLTSFMERAAFNTAFGFERRVGLSAQYQKGMVMVQAGAFTDSAADLNADGNNSYSIDGRFALQPKAFGGQLHVGGSAHYHDLNDGYATVRYRARPFTHTTDIRLVDTKAFGAVSETNYGAELAWTGGPLHVAAETHWLKANRPGALADPVFNGGYAEAGLFLTKGDTLPYRLADGAWNRIKPKNGVDKGGMGAVQVNVRYDWLDLNDNGIVGGRQQIAGASLLWVPTDYVRFVLNYGHLWLDDAAVAAGADRNYTADVLGMRAQFDF; the protein is encoded by the coding sequence ATGAAGCTTGCCTTGCGCGTTTCCACCCTGGCACTGGCCTGCAGTGCTGGATGGGTATCCTCGGCGCACGCAGCCAGCTCGCCCGCCGATCTTGCAGCCATGCAGGCGCAGATCCAGCAAATGCAGGCGCAGATGCAGAGCCAGATGCAGGCGATGCAGGCCATGCAGTCACAAATCTTGGTGTTGCAGGGCCAACTCGCCGAGGCCAAGGCGAAGACCGATGCGACCGCCGTTGCGGTTGCCGCGATCCCGGCGCCCACGGTTACCGCCAAGACGCCGGTGACGATTGCCTGGGACGGCGCGCCGCGCATCGAAGCGCCAGTCGATTCGAAGAACCCGAAGGCGGGCAAGTGGAGCTTCAAGCCGCGCGGCCGTCTGCAGATCGACACGGCCAGCGTGCAGGCGCCTGGCGTCATCGGCAGCAAGAGCCTTGGAATCGGCACGGAATTTCGCCGCGCCTATCTCGGCTTTGACGGCACGATTCCCGGCAACTTCGGCTACCGCATCGAGGCGGATTTCGCCAACAGCGCCGTCGACCTGACCGACCTTTACCTGACCTACAACGGCGTCAAGAACGTCACCATTACGCTCGGTCAGCACAAGCCGTTCGCGTCGATGGAGGACATGACCTCTGACCTGCTGACCAGCTTCATGGAGCGCGCGGCGTTCAATACGGCGTTCGGGTTCGAGCGCCGGGTTGGCCTTTCGGCGCAGTACCAGAAGGGCATGGTCATGGTGCAGGCAGGCGCTTTCACCGACAGCGCCGCCGATCTCAACGCTGACGGCAACAACAGCTATTCCATCGACGGTCGGTTCGCGCTGCAGCCCAAGGCATTTGGCGGGCAGTTGCACGTGGGTGGCTCGGCGCACTACCATGACCTCAATGATGGATACGCGACAGTGCGCTACCGCGCGCGGCCATTTACGCACACGACCGATATTCGCCTCGTAGATACCAAGGCGTTCGGCGCGGTTTCGGAAACGAACTACGGCGCCGAACTGGCGTGGACCGGCGGTCCACTCCATGTGGCTGCGGAAACGCACTGGCTCAAGGCCAACCGCCCGGGCGCTCTGGCCGATCCTGTGTTCAACGGCGGCTATGCCGAGGCGGGTCTGTTCCTGACCAAGGGCGACACGCTGCCCTACCGCCTTGCCGATGGCGCGTGGAACCGGATCAAGCCGAAGAACGGCGTGGACAAGGGCGGCATGGGTGCGGTTCAGGTGAACGTGCGCTACGACTGGCTCGATCTTAACGACAATGGGATTGTCGGTGGGCGTCAACAGATTGCAGGCGCGTCACTGCTGTGGGTGCCGACTGACTATGTGCGGTTCGTCCTGAACTACGGCCACTTGTGGCTCGATGATGCGGCAGTCGCTGCCGGAGCGGACAGGAACTACACCGCCGACGTTCTGGGCATGCGCGCGCAGTTTGACTTCTGA
- a CDS encoding SDR family NAD(P)-dependent oxidoreductase, with translation MSISFEGRVAIVTGAGGGLGRAYALELARRGAKVVVNDLGGSRDGSGHSDAALKVVEEIEAMGGEAMANGGSVSEYEQMAEMVAKAHERWGGVHVLINNAGILRDKSFTKMDPADFELVVRVHLIGSAFATKACWDLMREQNYGRILMTASSSGLFGNFGQANYGAAKLGVAGLAKTLYLEGAKNNIKVNTLAPVAATRMTEDIFPEEAFKLFGPESVVPAALYLVSDDAPTNAIVGAGAGGYHSAWVTMNKGVLLPHSEQSVEGFAANWDKISDRTDDFVPRSGSEQAQVIIGQLQTAMKG, from the coding sequence ATGAGCATTTCCTTCGAAGGCCGGGTGGCCATCGTGACCGGCGCGGGCGGCGGACTTGGCCGCGCCTATGCACTGGAACTCGCCCGGCGCGGGGCGAAAGTGGTGGTCAACGACCTGGGCGGATCGCGCGATGGCTCCGGCCATTCCGACGCCGCGCTGAAAGTGGTCGAGGAAATCGAGGCCATGGGCGGAGAGGCGATGGCGAACGGCGGCTCGGTCAGCGAATACGAGCAGATGGCCGAAATGGTTGCAAAAGCCCACGAACGCTGGGGCGGTGTCCACGTGCTGATCAACAACGCCGGCATCCTGCGCGACAAGAGCTTCACCAAGATGGACCCGGCGGATTTCGAACTGGTCGTGCGCGTCCACCTGATCGGCTCGGCCTTCGCCACCAAGGCCTGCTGGGATCTGATGCGCGAACAGAACTACGGCCGCATCCTGATGACCGCATCATCGTCGGGCCTGTTCGGCAATTTCGGCCAAGCGAACTACGGCGCGGCCAAGCTCGGCGTCGCAGGCCTCGCCAAGACGCTCTACCTTGAAGGCGCGAAGAACAACATCAAGGTCAACACGCTCGCCCCGGTGGCCGCCACGCGCATGACCGAAGACATCTTCCCCGAAGAAGCCTTCAAACTGTTCGGCCCCGAATCCGTCGTGCCCGCGGCGCTTTACCTCGTCTCTGATGACGCGCCGACCAACGCCATCGTCGGAGCGGGCGCGGGCGGCTATCACTCGGCATGGGTGACGATGAACAAGGGCGTCCTGCTGCCGCATTCAGAGCAATCGGTCGAAGGCTTCGCTGCCAACTGGGACAAGATCAGCGACCGCACGGACGATTTCGTCCCGCGCTCAGGCTCGGAGCAGGCGCAAGTGATCATCGGGCAGTTGCAGACGGCGATGAAGGGCTAA
- a CDS encoding NAD(P)-dependent oxidoreductase: MTLHSLPLFHRIAGQPVILLGEGDAADAKQRLIERAGGRIMRDMADGIDAGARLAFIAHDNPAMAEGDAIRLRCAGLLVNVVDRPELCDFTTPSILDRDPVLIAVGTGGASAGLAKILRLRLERLLPQGLGALARALEEAREGMRRRWASVADRRRALDSALDEGGELDLFRAGSEAKVGAWLASGAEGQSGRFEIVLTSNDPEDLTLRTARLLGQADVVVHDPDVAPEILARARADAVRVPWNSEEPQGGIVVILKLA; this comes from the coding sequence ATGACCCTACACAGCCTCCCCCTCTTCCACCGCATCGCGGGCCAGCCGGTGATCCTGCTGGGCGAGGGGGATGCGGCAGACGCCAAGCAGCGCCTGATCGAACGCGCGGGCGGCAGGATCATGCGCGACATGGCCGACGGCATCGACGCAGGCGCGCGGCTGGCCTTCATCGCGCACGACAATCCGGCCATGGCCGAGGGCGACGCAATTCGGTTGCGCTGTGCTGGGCTGCTGGTCAACGTGGTCGACCGGCCCGAACTGTGCGATTTCACCACCCCCTCGATCCTCGACCGCGATCCGGTACTGATCGCGGTGGGCACGGGCGGGGCCTCTGCGGGCTTGGCCAAGATCCTGCGCCTGCGGCTGGAGCGGTTGCTGCCGCAAGGGCTGGGTGCGCTCGCCCGTGCGCTGGAAGAGGCGCGCGAGGGGATGCGCAGGCGCTGGGCCTCGGTAGCAGATCGGAGGCGTGCACTGGATTCGGCGCTGGACGAGGGTGGGGAGCTTGACCTGTTCCGGGCCGGCAGCGAGGCGAAGGTTGGCGCGTGGCTGGCGTCTGGCGCGGAAGGGCAATCAGGCCGGTTCGAGATCGTGCTGACGTCGAACGACCCCGAAGACCTGACCTTACGCACCGCGCGACTGTTGGGGCAGGCGGATGTGGTTGTGCATGACCCTGACGTAGCGCCGGAGATACTGGCGCGCGCTCGGGCGGACGCGGTGCGGGTGCCTTGGAATTCCGAAGAGCCCCAAGGCGGGATCGTGGTAATCTTGAAGCTGGCTTAG
- the lysA gene encoding diaminopimelate decarboxylase, protein MDHFELNNGVLHAEAVPLPVIAAEVGTPVYVYSRATLTRHARVFRDALGILRNAKIAFAVKSNPNLSVLKVLAAEGYGADVVSGGEMERALAAGMVPDGIVFSGVGKTAAEMRRGIEAGIGQFNLESEEEGLELAEIAASMGKVASAALRVNPDVDAGTHGKISTGKAENKFGVPFDRAAAIYARLSGTPGLNMRGLTLHIGSQLSSLDPLEAAFTKVGGLMETIRAAGHTVTHMDLGGGVGVPYKAGEVFPQPEEYAAMVARVTGNWGVTLMFEPGRVITGNTGVLVTQVIRVKEGTSSPWVVVDAAMNDLARPALYDAWHDFVAVEPNGETFTANIVGPICESSDTFAMARTIDKVERGDLAVFRTAGAYGATMANTYNSRPLVPEVMVDGDKWAVVADRIDPATILSAERVPEWLA, encoded by the coding sequence ATGGATCATTTTGAACTGAACAACGGCGTGCTGCACGCTGAAGCCGTGCCCTTGCCGGTGATTGCAGCCGAAGTCGGCACCCCCGTCTATGTCTATTCGCGCGCGACGCTCACCCGCCACGCCCGCGTTTTCCGCGATGCGCTGGGCATTTTACGCAATGCGAAGATCGCCTTTGCGGTCAAGTCCAACCCCAACCTGTCGGTGCTCAAGGTGCTGGCGGCTGAAGGCTATGGCGCCGATGTCGTTTCGGGCGGCGAAATGGAGCGTGCGCTGGCCGCGGGCATGGTGCCCGATGGCATCGTGTTTTCAGGCGTCGGCAAGACCGCAGCAGAAATGCGCCGCGGTATCGAGGCAGGGATTGGCCAGTTCAACCTCGAAAGCGAGGAAGAAGGGCTGGAACTGGCTGAGATCGCAGCGTCGATGGGCAAGGTCGCCTCGGCCGCGCTGCGGGTGAATCCCGATGTCGATGCCGGAACGCACGGCAAGATTTCCACGGGCAAGGCCGAGAACAAGTTCGGCGTTCCCTTTGACCGGGCCGCTGCCATTTATGCGCGGTTGTCAGGTACGCCGGGGCTGAACATGCGCGGCCTCACGCTGCACATCGGCAGCCAGCTCTCGTCGCTCGATCCCTTGGAAGCCGCGTTCACCAAGGTGGGCGGGCTGATGGAAACGATCCGCGCTGCGGGCCACACCGTCACGCACATGGACCTCGGCGGCGGCGTGGGTGTGCCTTACAAGGCGGGCGAAGTGTTCCCCCAGCCCGAGGAATACGCGGCGATGGTCGCACGCGTGACCGGCAATTGGGGCGTCACGCTGATGTTCGAACCGGGCCGCGTGATCACCGGCAACACCGGCGTGCTTGTCACGCAAGTGATCCGCGTGAAGGAAGGCACCAGCAGCCCATGGGTCGTGGTCGATGCCGCGATGAATGATCTGGCGCGCCCTGCGCTCTACGATGCCTGGCATGATTTCGTGGCGGTGGAGCCGAATGGCGAGACGTTCACTGCCAATATCGTCGGCCCGATCTGCGAAAGCTCGGACACGTTTGCCATGGCGCGGACCATCGACAAGGTCGAGCGCGGCGATCTGGCCGTATTCCGCACAGCCGGCGCTTATGGCGCGACTATGGCCAACACCTACAACTCGCGGCCCCTGGTGCCCGAGGTGATGGTCGATGGCGACAAGTGGGCCGTGGTGGCTGACCGCATCGATCCCGCCACGATCCTCAGCGCAGAACGCGTTCCGGAGTGGCTTGCGTGA
- the argH gene encoding argininosuccinate lyase, with protein MWGGRFASGPSAIMREINASIPFDKALWRQDIAASKAHVDMLAAQGIVSHEDAALIAGGLDSVAAEYETNGVPENWDLEDIHMTTESRLAELIGAAAGRLHTARSRNDQVATDFRLWVRDAMDQAELGLKQLQVALVGRAGEHADSIMPGFTHLQTAQPVTLGHHLMAYYEMAGRDRSRFAAARVRMNRSPLGAAALAGTGFPIDRFRTAEALGFDGPTDNSLDSVSDRDFALDYLMAAAQASLHLSRLAEEFIIWASQPFGFVTLPDSLSTGSSIMPQKKNPDAAELVRGHSGRIVGCLTSLMITMKGLPLAYSKDMQDDKPPVFEAASLLALSIAAMTGMVAEAKFRTERMRAAAELGYATATDLADWLVRQANIPFREAHHITGSAVKLAESRGIALDQLPLDDLKAIDARIDDRVYAALSVDASVASRASHGGTAPNEVRKRVAEARVALGLEDVT; from the coding sequence ATGTGGGGCGGGCGCTTCGCCAGCGGCCCTTCGGCCATCATGCGCGAGATTAACGCCTCGATTCCCTTCGACAAGGCGCTGTGGCGGCAAGATATCGCCGCGTCAAAGGCCCATGTGGACATGCTGGCCGCGCAAGGCATCGTTTCGCATGAAGATGCCGCGCTGATCGCGGGCGGTCTGGATAGCGTCGCCGCCGAATATGAAACGAACGGAGTTCCCGAAAACTGGGACCTCGAAGACATACATATGACCACCGAAAGCCGCCTTGCCGAACTGATCGGCGCGGCTGCGGGGCGTCTGCACACTGCGCGCAGCCGCAACGATCAGGTGGCGACCGACTTCCGCCTGTGGGTGCGCGATGCGATGGACCAGGCAGAACTGGGGCTTAAGCAGCTTCAGGTCGCGCTGGTTGGCCGCGCGGGCGAGCACGCAGATTCGATCATGCCGGGCTTCACCCATCTGCAAACCGCGCAGCCGGTTACGTTGGGCCACCACCTGATGGCCTATTACGAGATGGCCGGGCGCGACCGGTCCCGCTTTGCCGCTGCGCGCGTCCGCATGAACCGCAGCCCGCTGGGCGCTGCGGCGCTGGCAGGCACCGGTTTTCCGATCGACCGCTTCCGCACCGCCGAGGCGCTGGGATTTGATGGCCCGACCGACAACAGCCTCGATTCGGTGTCCGACCGCGACTTTGCGCTCGATTACCTGATGGCGGCGGCGCAAGCGTCACTGCACCTGTCGCGGTTGGCCGAAGAATTCATCATCTGGGCGAGCCAGCCGTTCGGTTTCGTGACGCTGCCCGATAGCCTGTCGACCGGCAGCTCGATCATGCCGCAGAAGAAGAACCCCGATGCCGCCGAACTGGTGCGCGGGCATTCGGGGCGGATCGTCGGCTGCCTGACCAGCCTGATGATCACGATGAAGGGTTTGCCGCTGGCCTATTCGAAGGACATGCAGGACGACAAGCCGCCGGTGTTCGAGGCGGCCTCGCTGCTCGCGCTTTCCATCGCGGCGATGACCGGCATGGTGGCCGAGGCGAAGTTCCGTACCGAGCGCATGCGCGCGGCAGCAGAGCTGGGCTATGCCACCGCAACCGATCTGGCCGACTGGCTGGTGCGGCAGGCCAACATCCCGTTCCGAGAAGCGCACCACATCACTGGGTCTGCGGTAAAGTTGGCGGAATCGCGCGGGATTGCGCTCGACCAGTTGCCACTGGATGACCTCAAGGCCATCGACGCGCGCATCGATGATCGCGTCTATGCCGCGCTCTCGGTCGATGCCAGCGTCGCCTCGCGCGCCAGCCATGGCGGAACCGCGCCGAACGAGGTAAGGAAGCGCGTGGCCGAGGCGCGCGTGGCGCTGGGGCTGGAGGACGTGACTTGA
- a CDS encoding TlpA disulfide reductase family protein, whose translation MPDFTVTNPSGKSLKLRDLKGTPVLVNLWATWCGPCVLEMPMLDKLGVDNAAKLRVLTVSQDMAGNDKVAQFFAEKKFAKLEPWLDPENNLGFHYNTGMLPTTVLYDAQGKEVWRMIGAHDWSSARTSAMLAETMGK comes from the coding sequence ATGCCTGACTTCACGGTAACCAACCCTTCGGGCAAGTCGCTCAAACTGCGCGACCTCAAGGGGACGCCGGTTCTGGTGAACCTGTGGGCGACATGGTGCGGGCCTTGCGTGCTGGAGATGCCGATGCTCGACAAGCTGGGCGTGGACAACGCGGCCAAGCTGCGCGTGCTCACCGTTTCCCAGGACATGGCAGGCAACGACAAGGTGGCCCAGTTCTTCGCCGAGAAGAAGTTCGCGAAACTCGAGCCATGGCTCGATCCGGAAAACAACCTCGGCTTCCATTACAACACCGGCATGCTGCCTACGACCGTCCTTTATGATGCGCAGGGCAAGGAAGTATGGCGCATGATCGGCGCGCACGACTGGTCCAGTGCACGGACCTCGGCGATGCTGGCGGAGACGATGGGGAAGTAG
- a CDS encoding phosphoserine transaminase: MTVGYPARKPARPFFSSGPCAKPPGYSPEKLSTESLGRSHRAKIGKTRLQYSIDLMREVLQLPDTHRIGIVPGSDTGAFEMAMWTMLGARPVTTLAWESFGEGWVTDAVKQLKIDPTILRADYGQIPDLNAIDWSTDVLFTWNGTTSGVRVPNADFIPADREGLSFADATSAVFAYDIDWSKIDVATFSWQKVLGGEGGHGVLILGPRAVERLETYTPAWPLPKVFRLVSKGKLTEGVFKGETINTPSMLAVEDAIFALEWAKDLGGLKGLQARSDANAAALNTIVEARSWLSHLCADEATRSKTSVCLSVEGADADFIKKFAALLEKADAAYDIAGYRDAPAGLRIWCGATVNAEDIADLGPWLDWAYATVKAELAAA; the protein is encoded by the coding sequence ATGACTGTTGGTTACCCGGCACGCAAACCTGCGCGCCCGTTCTTCTCGTCCGGACCCTGCGCCAAGCCGCCGGGTTACTCCCCCGAAAAGCTCAGCACCGAATCGCTCGGCCGGTCACACCGCGCCAAGATCGGCAAGACGCGCCTGCAGTACAGCATCGACCTGATGCGCGAAGTGCTGCAGCTGCCCGATACGCACCGTATCGGCATCGTTCCGGGATCGGACACCGGCGCTTTCGAAATGGCGATGTGGACGATGCTGGGCGCCCGCCCCGTCACCACGCTGGCATGGGAATCGTTCGGTGAAGGCTGGGTGACCGACGCGGTCAAGCAACTCAAGATCGATCCCACCATCCTGCGCGCCGATTACGGCCAGATCCCTGATCTGAACGCGATCGACTGGTCGACCGACGTGCTGTTCACCTGGAACGGCACCACCTCGGGCGTTCGCGTTCCGAACGCTGACTTCATCCCGGCGGACCGCGAAGGTCTTTCGTTCGCAGACGCCACCTCGGCAGTCTTCGCTTACGACATCGACTGGTCGAAAATCGACGTTGCCACCTTCTCGTGGCAGAAGGTCCTGGGCGGCGAAGGCGGCCACGGCGTGCTGATCCTCGGCCCCCGCGCGGTCGAACGGCTGGAAACCTACACGCCTGCATGGCCGCTTCCCAAGGTGTTCCGCCTTGTGTCCAAGGGCAAGCTGACTGAGGGCGTGTTCAAGGGCGAAACGATCAACACCCCTTCGATGCTTGCCGTCGAAGACGCGATCTTCGCGCTCGAATGGGCCAAGGATCTGGGAGGCCTCAAGGGGCTGCAGGCGCGCAGCGATGCTAACGCGGCGGCGCTGAACACGATCGTCGAAGCGCGCTCGTGGCTCTCGCACCTCTGTGCTGATGAAGCGACCCGGTCGAAGACCTCGGTCTGCCTCTCGGTCGAAGGCGCGGATGCAGACTTCATCAAGAAGTTCGCTGCCCTGCTCGAAAAGGCTGACGCTGCCTATGACATCGCCGGATACCGCGATGCCCCGGCAGGCCTGCGCATCTGGTGCGGCGCGACAGTCAACGCAGAGGACATTGCAGACCTCGGCCCATGGCTCGACTGGGCTTATGCCACGGTCAAGGCCGAACTGGCCGCAGCCTGA